A single genomic interval of Planctomycetia bacterium harbors:
- a CDS encoding hemolysin III family protein, translated as MTTSMTSDRRQEPSDAEVRNEEWLNSLTHGIGLVLCFVGGAVLIARAMETGQWVRVVGCTIYAASLVAVYAASTLSHFFEQPKLRTLFRVLDQAFIYLLIVGSYTPMALVHLHGGKLWILFIAMWIVAIVGFTSKVLFRHRIEAISTTLYVVLGWMPILGIRSAWEVLPTQAIVLFVGGGLCYTFGLLFLLLDTRMRFFHAAWHLFVIAGSVCHYFVIYWYVVAADGPPLW; from the coding sequence ATGACGACCTCGATGACTTCGGATCGTCGGCAAGAACCTTCCGACGCCGAAGTGCGGAACGAAGAATGGCTCAACAGCCTCACGCATGGCATCGGCCTGGTGTTGTGTTTCGTCGGCGGAGCGGTGTTGATCGCGCGCGCCATGGAGACGGGGCAATGGGTGCGCGTCGTCGGCTGCACGATCTATGCCGCCTCTTTGGTGGCCGTCTACGCGGCGTCGACGTTATCGCACTTTTTCGAACAGCCGAAGCTCCGGACGTTGTTTCGGGTCTTAGATCAAGCGTTTATCTATTTGCTGATCGTCGGGAGCTACACCCCGATGGCGCTCGTGCATCTGCACGGCGGCAAGCTTTGGATTCTGTTCATCGCAATGTGGATCGTGGCGATCGTCGGCTTCACGTCGAAGGTGTTGTTTCGGCATCGAATCGAGGCCATTAGTACGACGCTGTATGTCGTGCTCGGCTGGATGCCGATTCTCGGTATTCGATCGGCTTGGGAAGTTCTGCCGACGCAGGCCATCGTCCTCTTCGTCGGTGGCGGGCTGTGCTACACGTTCGGCTTGCTGTTCTTATTGCTTGATACCCGGATGCGATTCTTTCACGCCGCGTGGCATCTCTTCGTGATCGCGGGGAGCGTCTGCCATTATTTCGTGATCTACTGGTACGTGGTCGCGGCCGATGGCCCGCCGCTGTGGTAG